The following are encoded together in the Bacillus sp. V2I10 genome:
- a CDS encoding manganese catalase family protein, translated as MFRHQKNLQFEVKVDNPDPMLARQIQEVLGGQFGEMTVMMQYLFQGFNCRGDEKYKDMLMDIGTEEIGHVEMLCSLISQLLDGASPEDQAKAAEDPAMAAIMGGINPQHLLVSGLGGLPTNSNGVPWNGSYIVASGNLLADMRSNLHAETQGRLQVSRLYHMTKDEGVRATFRKMLARDRYHQYQWMAAIQELEEKNGVVVPASFPPEAELESQEEAYKFWNLSEGEESGKGPWANGSAPDGTGDFVYVSDPEPKGQVPKPKIPADHLHHDLGKHLVKN; from the coding sequence ATGTTTCGGCATCAGAAAAATTTGCAATTTGAAGTGAAAGTAGACAACCCGGACCCAATGCTAGCCCGTCAAATTCAAGAAGTATTAGGTGGACAATTTGGAGAAATGACCGTTATGATGCAGTACCTCTTTCAAGGATTTAACTGCCGTGGTGATGAGAAATATAAGGACATGCTGATGGATATTGGAACAGAAGAAATCGGACATGTAGAAATGCTTTGCTCATTGATAAGTCAATTATTGGATGGTGCCTCTCCTGAAGATCAGGCAAAAGCAGCAGAGGATCCTGCAATGGCTGCCATCATGGGAGGAATAAATCCACAGCATCTGCTTGTAAGCGGTCTTGGCGGCTTGCCGACAAACTCTAATGGAGTACCATGGAATGGGTCATATATCGTGGCAAGCGGAAATCTCTTAGCTGATATGCGTTCTAACTTACATGCTGAGACTCAAGGCAGACTTCAAGTATCCAGGTTATACCACATGACAAAAGATGAAGGTGTACGTGCAACGTTCCGTAAAATGCTTGCCCGTGATCGGTATCATCAATATCAGTGGATGGCTGCCATTCAGGAACTAGAAGAAAAGAATGGTGTCGTCGTACCTGCTTCTTTCCCTCCTGAAGCAGAATTAGAGTCCCAAGAAGAAGCATACAAATTCTGGAATTTATCAGAAGGAGAAGAATCAGGCAAGGGACCTTGGGCTAATGGCAGCGCTCCCGATGGAACCGGGGATTTTGTATATGTTTCCGATCCGGAACCTAAAGGACAAGTGCCAAAACCTAAAATACCTGCCGATCATTTACATCATGATTTAGGAAAACACCTTGTAAAAAATTAA
- a CDS encoding amino acid permease gives MSGCTPSSSNKSSSSSGDLKWWQLSLIGVGCTIGTGYFLGSSIGIMITGPSIVISFFLASIGTYIVFNVLAKMTAKDPQEGSFCYYAGKAFGKWAGFSCGWNYWASNILIMGSQLIALSILSQFWFPNIALWIFAVGYAILSILVVITGTKGFDKTENILAILKFAAIIMFIILAVLALMGFIKGPQKPEVFAGAFDLFKDGWKGFWASLTYAFYAYGGIEVIGLMAIQLKKKEDAPKAGKVMLFCLTAVYVISLALAVLLVSSDSFHEKESPFVTALTGYNLMFFPHVFNAAIITAGFSTMTASLFGVTNLLVTLSKDGDAPAFFSKKSKRFKQLPIPSLALASIGLIASIITALILPGKIYEYITTAAGILLLYNWFFIIMSSLKLLKTKWITKLSSYLGIVLIFAAVSGTLMDKAVRPGFYISLLFVLIIFLICLKMKKYWKLEKTKIRYY, from the coding sequence ATGAGCGGCTGCACTCCAAGCAGTTCTAATAAAAGCAGCTCAAGCAGCGGAGATTTAAAATGGTGGCAGTTATCTTTAATCGGAGTCGGCTGCACCATTGGAACCGGTTATTTCCTTGGATCCAGCATTGGAATTATGATTACTGGTCCCTCCATTGTCATTTCTTTTTTCTTGGCATCAATAGGTACATATATTGTCTTTAATGTTCTGGCAAAGATGACAGCAAAAGACCCGCAGGAAGGATCCTTCTGTTATTATGCAGGGAAAGCATTCGGCAAATGGGCAGGATTCAGCTGCGGGTGGAATTATTGGGCGTCCAATATCTTAATTATGGGCAGTCAGCTTATTGCCCTATCTATACTCTCTCAATTTTGGTTCCCAAATATAGCTTTATGGATTTTTGCCGTTGGCTATGCGATTCTTTCCATCCTGGTTGTTATAACAGGCACCAAAGGGTTCGATAAGACAGAAAACATTCTTGCCATATTAAAGTTTGCTGCGATTATCATGTTTATAATTCTGGCAGTTCTGGCACTTATGGGATTCATAAAAGGACCCCAAAAACCTGAAGTGTTTGCTGGAGCATTTGATCTTTTCAAGGATGGATGGAAAGGATTTTGGGCTTCATTGACTTATGCTTTTTATGCCTATGGAGGAATTGAAGTAATTGGTCTTATGGCCATACAGCTGAAAAAGAAGGAAGATGCGCCAAAGGCTGGAAAGGTGATGCTCTTCTGTCTGACCGCCGTTTATGTCATTTCTTTGGCACTTGCAGTATTGCTGGTGTCCTCTGATTCTTTTCATGAAAAAGAAAGCCCATTTGTAACTGCTTTAACTGGATATAACCTTATGTTTTTTCCACATGTATTTAATGCAGCAATTATTACCGCTGGATTTTCTACTATGACTGCTTCCCTTTTCGGTGTAACGAACCTTCTTGTTACGTTGTCCAAAGATGGTGATGCTCCAGCTTTTTTTTCTAAGAAAAGCAAGAGATTTAAACAGCTTCCTATTCCTTCACTTGCTTTAGCATCAATAGGTCTTATTGCATCCATCATAACAGCTCTGATTCTGCCGGGAAAAATATACGAGTATATAACTACTGCAGCAGGAATACTCCTTCTGTACAATTGGTTTTTCATTATTATGTCTTCCTTAAAACTGCTGAAAACGAAATGGATCACTAAACTATCTTCATATCTTGGAATTGTTTTGATTTTTGCTGCTGTAAGCGGAACGTTAATGGACAAGGCCGTCAGACCAGGTTTTTATATTAGTCTGCTATTTGTGCTCATTATCTTTTTAATTTGCTTAAAGATGAAAAAATATTGGAAACTAGAAAAAACAAAAATTAGATATTATTAA
- a CDS encoding MFS transporter yields MASIPLVMTLGNSMLIPVLPIFEKEVGITPFQSSMVITSYSIASIILIPFAGYLSDRIGRKAVILPSLFIALIGGLVAGFASWKLSDPYMMIILGRILQGIGAAGASPIILPLVGDLYKTDDEKASSCLGVVETSNTFGKVLSPIIGSLFASILWFVPFFSISFFSLISILLVFFFVKVPKRKEKPAAFKEFLSKTKKTFHQEGKWLYLLFALGAFVMLILFAVLFFLSNHLEKVYLLKGIKKGFLLAIPLMVLCTSAFITGKCIKGDMKIMRSITIFCLLILSLSVPFIGYVKYDLFWLFFVTSIIGMAIGAMLPTLDAIVTENIEKEERGTITSFYSSARFIGVALGPPIMTAVIKNYLNLSFIIAGMTGILLLWFVIKNFKAKPEKRKIIYF; encoded by the coding sequence ATGGCTTCTATTCCACTCGTTATGACACTTGGCAATTCAATGCTTATACCTGTTTTGCCGATTTTTGAAAAAGAGGTTGGTATTACTCCTTTTCAGTCAAGTATGGTAATTACCAGTTATTCTATTGCGTCCATTATCCTTATCCCATTTGCAGGATACTTATCTGATCGAATTGGAAGAAAAGCTGTGATATTGCCCAGTCTATTTATTGCACTCATCGGCGGATTAGTGGCAGGATTTGCTTCTTGGAAGTTAAGTGATCCATATATGATGATCATTCTTGGGCGTATTCTTCAGGGGATAGGAGCAGCAGGTGCCTCACCCATAATCCTCCCTTTAGTAGGGGATTTGTATAAAACCGATGATGAAAAGGCAAGTTCATGCCTGGGTGTAGTGGAAACATCCAATACATTTGGAAAAGTGCTCAGTCCAATTATCGGATCATTATTCGCTTCAATCCTATGGTTTGTTCCGTTTTTTTCGATTTCTTTTTTTAGCTTAATTTCCATTCTTCTTGTTTTCTTTTTTGTGAAGGTTCCTAAAAGGAAAGAAAAACCAGCTGCTTTTAAAGAATTTCTTTCAAAAACAAAAAAGACCTTTCATCAAGAGGGAAAATGGCTCTACCTTTTGTTCGCCCTTGGAGCATTTGTTATGCTTATTTTATTCGCTGTATTATTCTTCTTATCAAACCATCTTGAGAAAGTGTATTTACTAAAAGGAATAAAAAAAGGATTCTTATTAGCCATTCCGCTTATGGTTTTATGCACTTCAGCATTTATAACAGGTAAATGTATAAAGGGTGATATGAAAATAATGAGAAGCATCACGATTTTCTGCCTTTTAATTTTATCTTTAAGTGTTCCGTTTATAGGCTACGTTAAATATGATCTATTTTGGCTTTTTTTTGTTACCAGTATCATTGGTATGGCTATTGGGGCTATGCTTCCAACCTTAGATGCAATTGTAACAGAAAATATCGAGAAGGAAGAACGGGGCACGATTACCTCATTTTACAGTTCTGCAAGGTTCATTGGTGTTGCCTTAGGGCCTCCAATTATGACTGCGGTGATAAAAAATTACTTGAACCTGAGTTTTATAATAGCTGGTATGACAGGCATTCTCCTGTTGTGGTTTGTCATAAAAAATTTTAAAGCAAAGCCTGAAAAAAGGAAAATAATTTACTTTTGA
- a CDS encoding pullulanase, giving the protein MPRLLKSALVFILFISMVIPTLQLPKANAAEKDPYLPENTVRIHYVKDDKNYKDLGLWLWEDVAEAPKEWPKDAVPFTDEQTDEHGRYIDVKVKEGAKKLGFLVVNRATGEKTGGDKVFTMLEDYNHLWIKNADDTVYTSSEWDNPIGIVSAEIVSKQKLLIGLTRTEGLTEEELLSSIKIQDENGADIPVESVKMISGSTVEVSTSAELMNDSYTVTYTGKSVTATKGWRMIDELYSYDGDDLGAAYQSGKAVLKLWAPKASKVTAVFYDKKDAAKEIGRFNLAMGEKGVWSVEAQPKNLGISDLKGYYYQYEVTNGGETKKVLDPYAKSMAPFTVNTKGEAGPDGDMVGKAAIVDLAGTDPKGLDFAKIDGYEKREDAVIWEVHVRDFTSDPSIEGDLTTDWGTYDAFKDKLEYIKSLGVTHVQLLPVMAWYYGDETNMRERELEYSAANNEYNWGYDPHSYFSPDGAYSMDPKDPELRIKELKGLIDAVHDSGMGVVLDVVYTHMAKASMLNDIVPNYYAFQDANGNFIGGFGNNLATNHVMAEKLMVDSVKYWFEEYKIDGMRFDMMGDATYDSIQNAYNAAAEINENALFIGEGWRTFGGHLSDPSLAGKGADQDWMNKTDNVGVFSDEIRNELKSGFGSEGEPRFLTGGARSLDLILKNIKGQPTNTAADDPGDMVQYIEAHDNLPLYDVIAQSIKKDPAIPANNEEIHDRIRLGNSMILTSQGTAFLHAGQEYGRTKQWLGEGVPEQKFHAIQDESGKVFGYFIHDSYDSSDAINKFDWKKATDDSMYPINNTTREYTAGLIELRKSTDAFRLGSKELVDSNVTMIDAPEMNDSDLVIGYKNVSSNGKEAYSVFVNADTKARTLTLSEDLRKGEIVVDNDEAGAGKVKKASGFKLKKNSITIEPLTTVVVKVSNKKPVKHPSCR; this is encoded by the coding sequence ATGCCGAGATTATTGAAAAGTGCCCTTGTTTTTATTTTATTTATTTCAATGGTAATTCCAACATTACAGCTGCCAAAAGCAAACGCAGCTGAAAAGGACCCTTATCTTCCTGAAAACACGGTCAGAATTCACTATGTCAAAGACGATAAAAACTACAAAGACCTTGGATTGTGGCTATGGGAGGATGTAGCGGAAGCACCAAAAGAGTGGCCGAAAGATGCTGTGCCATTTACGGATGAGCAAACCGACGAGCATGGACGCTACATCGATGTGAAAGTAAAAGAAGGAGCGAAGAAACTCGGTTTCCTTGTTGTCAATCGCGCAACTGGCGAGAAAACAGGCGGGGATAAAGTTTTCACGATGCTTGAGGATTACAATCACCTCTGGATTAAAAATGCAGATGACACGGTATACACATCATCTGAATGGGATAATCCGATTGGCATAGTCAGTGCAGAAATTGTTTCAAAACAAAAGCTTCTGATTGGACTGACAAGAACAGAAGGTTTAACGGAAGAGGAGCTGCTTTCTTCTATTAAAATACAGGATGAAAACGGCGCGGATATCCCAGTTGAAAGTGTGAAAATGATATCCGGTTCAACAGTGGAAGTCAGTACTTCTGCAGAACTGATGAATGATTCTTACACCGTTACATACACCGGTAAATCCGTTACGGCAACTAAAGGCTGGAGAATGATTGATGAGCTTTATTCGTATGATGGCGATGATCTTGGAGCTGCCTATCAATCCGGCAAAGCAGTGCTGAAACTATGGGCACCTAAAGCAAGCAAGGTTACAGCCGTTTTTTATGATAAAAAGGATGCAGCAAAAGAGATTGGCAGGTTCAATTTAGCCATGGGAGAAAAAGGAGTCTGGTCAGTTGAAGCGCAGCCAAAGAATCTTGGAATCTCTGATTTAAAAGGATACTATTATCAATACGAAGTAACAAATGGCGGGGAAACAAAGAAAGTTCTCGACCCTTATGCAAAATCAATGGCTCCTTTCACTGTAAATACAAAAGGTGAAGCAGGACCAGATGGTGATATGGTGGGGAAAGCAGCCATTGTTGACCTTGCAGGAACAGATCCGAAAGGACTTGATTTTGCGAAGATTGACGGCTATGAAAAAAGAGAGGATGCTGTTATCTGGGAAGTGCACGTCAGAGATTTTACATCTGATCCTTCAATTGAAGGGGATTTAACAACTGACTGGGGTACGTATGATGCGTTTAAAGATAAGCTTGAATATATCAAATCTCTTGGTGTGACCCACGTTCAGCTGCTGCCGGTAATGGCTTGGTATTACGGCGATGAAACGAATATGAGAGAACGCGAACTCGAGTATTCTGCGGCAAACAATGAATATAACTGGGGCTATGATCCTCACAGTTATTTTTCACCAGACGGAGCTTATTCAATGGATCCGAAAGATCCGGAGCTTAGAATCAAAGAATTAAAGGGTCTCATTGACGCGGTGCATGATTCAGGAATGGGTGTTGTGCTTGATGTGGTGTATACACATATGGCCAAAGCAAGCATGCTGAATGATATTGTCCCGAACTATTATGCTTTTCAGGATGCTAATGGAAACTTTATCGGCGGTTTTGGAAACAACCTTGCAACCAATCACGTTATGGCTGAAAAACTGATGGTTGATTCGGTTAAATACTGGTTTGAAGAATACAAAATTGACGGCATGCGTTTTGATATGATGGGTGATGCTACGTACGATTCCATTCAGAATGCCTACAATGCTGCTGCAGAAATTAATGAAAATGCCTTATTTATCGGCGAAGGCTGGAGAACGTTCGGCGGCCATCTATCAGATCCATCACTTGCTGGCAAAGGTGCAGATCAAGATTGGATGAACAAGACGGATAATGTTGGAGTGTTCTCAGATGAAATCCGCAATGAACTGAAGTCTGGTTTCGGTTCAGAGGGCGAACCTCGCTTTCTTACAGGCGGAGCAAGAAGCCTTGATCTTATTTTGAAAAATATTAAAGGGCAGCCTACTAATACAGCTGCAGATGATCCTGGTGATATGGTTCAGTATATTGAAGCGCATGACAACCTGCCATTGTATGATGTCATCGCTCAATCGATCAAGAAAGATCCGGCCATTCCTGCAAACAATGAAGAAATTCATGACAGAATCCGTTTAGGAAACTCCATGATTCTCACTTCGCAGGGTACAGCATTCCTCCATGCAGGCCAGGAATACGGAAGAACAAAACAGTGGCTTGGAGAAGGAGTGCCTGAACAGAAATTCCACGCTATCCAGGATGAATCTGGAAAAGTGTTTGGCTATTTCATTCACGATTCATACGATTCATCAGATGCCATCAACAAATTCGACTGGAAAAAGGCGACAGATGATAGCATGTATCCAATAAATAACACGACTCGCGAATACACGGCAGGTCTAATTGAATTGAGAAAATCAACAGATGCTTTCCGGTTAGGAAGCAAGGAGTTAGTTGATTCCAATGTTACGATGATTGATGCTCCTGAAATGAATGATTCAGATTTAGTCATCGGATATAAAAACGTATCTTCAAATGGAAAAGAAGCTTACTCTGTATTCGTAAATGCAGATACGAAAGCAAGAACGCTTACTCTATCCGAGGATTTAAGAAAAGGCGAAATTGTAGTCGATAACGACGAAGCAGGCGCTGGAAAAGTTAAAAAAGCATCTGGATTTAAGCTGAAAAAAAATTCCATTACAATCGAGCCTTTAACGACGGTTGTTGTAAAAGTAAGCAATAAAAAACCGGTTAAACATCCATCTTGCCGTTAA
- a CDS encoding SMI1/KNR4 family protein, with translation MQKINWHKRKTFKQASEQEITSVEEILSIKFPIDYRDFIKDHNGCSPLDKDVVIINSFRETLNYLLSFGDDNRPIDMLRTYENIKDRLIDNVIPFANDPGGNMFCFDFRELKHEPPIVFWDHEEAYEDPNGAVTYVCSGFTELINSLQSFEEED, from the coding sequence ATGCAAAAAATAAATTGGCACAAAAGAAAAACCTTTAAACAAGCTTCAGAGCAAGAAATCACTTCTGTCGAGGAAATATTGTCTATAAAATTTCCTATAGATTATAGAGACTTTATAAAGGATCATAATGGCTGTTCACCATTAGATAAAGACGTGGTTATCATAAACTCATTTAGAGAGACCCTTAATTACTTATTAAGTTTTGGCGATGATAACAGGCCTATTGACATGTTGAGAACGTATGAAAATATTAAAGATAGACTTATAGATAATGTTATTCCATTTGCGAATGATCCAGGAGGCAATATGTTCTGTTTTGATTTTAGAGAACTAAAACATGAACCTCCCATTGTATTTTGGGACCATGAAGAAGCTTATGAAGATCCTAATGGAGCTGTTACGTATGTGTGCTCGGGTTTTACAGAACTAATTAATTCATTACAATCTTTCGAAGAGGAAGATTAA
- a CDS encoding T7SS effector LXG polymorphic toxin yields the protein MFLNAVYEADTLISAMENRAKKYENLRERLLVLKKTFNQVSHSGDEFKGAGAKVIKTFYQEQAAIVDEWLTFIDMQIAFFQGVSADAAELKLSGHTYVDIDFLERDLVNGYRRANAMVSDQKQELTGILRSISDLVDLQPFDTGTFEAHLDKAEKERKTTIDKVDELNEKLTYEYQRSEAIQDHIRSRFKALNHATRQGGQASPIYFDAKAYHNSVAYNMKDSVQHQAKSYLSFKKEQSEKRRIEKLQQELKTPNLSLDEYLKIAKDLGEENLTSEQRKIIDLIKANKQQGEILKGVGAGLWEFTKDTAVGLWNVLMTPPEQVLYDMGAAVINYEETYAQISAAIANSYERDMVNGNDYTRARWVTYAIATVGTSLVGTKGADKVGKAGFAAGKNTVKNVKEAAAHELNQMNNSSCFAFRYGFAGGIEGVPFNVVDSTNLKNQLITKASSYSFNDDYGNTKTINLRMGHMKNDVHPITKVPYDKDGFPIFEVKYTLYLDKKDFKKDRTPQFKILNKQLYNQVTNDPNLIKELKLDEDDLIDLKAGKTPEKYTWHHHQKPGRMELVDSEIHSKTGHTGGQKIWGKDSG from the coding sequence TTGTTTCTGAATGCAGTTTATGAAGCTGACACTCTGATTTCTGCGATGGAAAACCGTGCAAAAAAATATGAAAATCTAAGAGAGAGGCTGCTTGTTTTAAAGAAGACATTCAATCAAGTCTCTCATTCAGGTGATGAATTTAAGGGAGCAGGCGCTAAAGTGATCAAAACCTTTTACCAAGAACAAGCGGCAATCGTGGATGAATGGCTTACCTTTATTGACATGCAGATTGCTTTTTTTCAAGGAGTATCGGCGGATGCCGCAGAGTTAAAGTTATCCGGACATACATATGTAGATATAGATTTTTTGGAAAGAGATTTAGTCAATGGCTATCGAAGAGCAAATGCTATGGTCTCAGATCAAAAGCAGGAGCTGACCGGTATCTTACGCAGCATCAGCGACCTCGTCGACCTTCAGCCATTTGATACCGGCACATTCGAAGCACACTTAGACAAAGCTGAAAAAGAAAGAAAAACCACAATTGACAAAGTTGATGAACTTAATGAAAAATTAACCTATGAATATCAGCGATCTGAAGCCATTCAAGATCACATTAGGAGCCGTTTTAAAGCATTAAATCATGCAACACGACAAGGCGGACAGGCATCTCCGATCTATTTCGATGCAAAAGCGTATCATAATAGCGTAGCCTACAATATGAAAGACAGCGTCCAGCATCAGGCGAAATCCTATCTTTCTTTTAAAAAGGAGCAATCTGAAAAACGCAGAATCGAGAAGCTGCAGCAAGAGCTGAAGACGCCGAATCTATCTTTAGATGAGTATTTGAAGATTGCGAAGGATCTTGGGGAAGAGAATTTAACTTCGGAGCAGCGGAAAATTATTGATCTCATTAAAGCTAATAAACAGCAGGGTGAAATTCTAAAAGGCGTTGGAGCCGGTTTATGGGAATTCACGAAAGACACCGCTGTAGGTTTATGGAATGTTCTAATGACGCCTCCTGAACAGGTTCTTTATGATATGGGAGCAGCTGTTATCAATTACGAGGAAACCTATGCTCAAATCAGTGCAGCTATCGCCAATTCCTACGAACGTGATATGGTAAACGGAAACGATTATACTAGAGCCAGATGGGTCACTTATGCGATTGCCACGGTTGGGACTTCTCTCGTAGGCACAAAAGGTGCTGATAAAGTAGGGAAAGCTGGTTTTGCTGCTGGAAAAAACACTGTTAAGAATGTGAAAGAGGCGGCTGCGCATGAGTTAAATCAAATGAATAATTCTAGCTGTTTTGCATTTAGGTATGGGTTTGCTGGGGGTATTGAAGGAGTTCCTTTTAATGTTGTTGATTCGACTAATCTAAAAAATCAATTGATTACAAAAGCTTCTTCATATTCCTTCAATGATGATTATGGAAATACGAAAACCATTAATCTTAGAATGGGGCATATGAAAAATGATGTTCATCCAATAACGAAGGTACCATATGATAAAGACGGATTTCCGATTTTTGAAGTCAAATATACTTTATACTTAGATAAAAAAGATTTTAAGAAAGATCGAACACCTCAATTTAAAATTCTAAATAAGCAACTATATAATCAAGTAACTAATGATCCTAATTTAATTAAAGAACTTAAATTAGATGAAGATGACTTAATAGATTTAAAAGCAGGTAAGACTCCTGAGAAGTATACTTGGCATCATCATCAAAAACCAGGAAGAATGGAACTGGTAGATAGTGAGATCCATTCCAAAACAGGGCATACAGGTGGACAAAAAATATGGGGTAAAGACTCTGGTTAA
- a CDS encoding DUF3895 domain-containing protein, with protein sequence MDFYFEAEERSEILEDLTDDQRSYLLERLKRGKRTLFSNELVRSKGTYSGSDQELDREINDWEFIELLDGGLGNRPFRCECGMPLGYQYIVKNKETGEIKKFGKDHFEFHTGIPASVVKDIIKGFAQIDFELDEMLYKVMNGWDRKVLTEAKAVDIELPEEIQELIKLDLPLLDRQINRLYRMIQKEKGARSKALRQPEAAKAMTRAAPKKLNVIHKVSSPLGEEIHQAIIRLIENTGTISVLEVCREINQFSHPFKGFYDSGKPKSFVYVAMVLDQLADQGVCQLDSKTFDDRWYSVK encoded by the coding sequence ATGGATTTTTATTTTGAGGCTGAGGAACGGTCTGAGATTCTTGAAGATTTAACAGATGATCAGCGGTCGTATTTACTTGAACGGTTAAAGCGCGGAAAACGGACTCTTTTTTCAAATGAGCTGGTAAGAAGCAAGGGGACGTATAGTGGTTCAGATCAGGAACTTGACCGGGAAATTAACGACTGGGAGTTTATTGAGCTGCTTGATGGCGGTTTGGGGAACCGTCCTTTTCGCTGTGAGTGCGGCATGCCACTAGGGTATCAGTATATTGTGAAGAATAAAGAGACTGGCGAGATCAAGAAATTTGGAAAAGATCATTTTGAATTTCATACCGGGATTCCAGCATCCGTTGTGAAGGATATCATCAAAGGGTTTGCGCAGATTGATTTTGAACTGGATGAAATGCTTTATAAAGTGATGAATGGCTGGGATAGGAAAGTTCTTACGGAGGCTAAAGCGGTTGATATTGAACTTCCTGAAGAGATTCAGGAACTCATTAAGCTCGACCTGCCTTTGTTAGATCGACAGATTAATAGACTTTATCGAATGATTCAAAAGGAGAAAGGTGCTCGCAGTAAGGCACTGCGTCAGCCTGAAGCGGCTAAGGCGATGACAAGAGCTGCTCCAAAGAAGTTAAACGTGATTCATAAGGTAAGTTCTCCTTTAGGGGAGGAAATTCATCAAGCAATCATTCGTTTAATTGAAAACACCGGAACGATAAGTGTGCTGGAGGTGTGCCGCGAGATTAATCAGTTCAGTCATCCTTTTAAAGGATTTTATGACTCTGGAAAACCGAAGTCGTTTGTCTATGTGGCAATGGTGTTGGATCAATTGGCGGATCAGGGAGTCTGTCAATTAGATAGTAAGACGTTTGATGATCGGTGGTATTCAGTGAAATAA